Proteins co-encoded in one Arachis hypogaea cultivar Tifrunner chromosome 13, arahy.Tifrunner.gnm2.J5K5, whole genome shotgun sequence genomic window:
- the LOC112737367 gene encoding uncharacterized protein isoform X1 — protein sequence MQLRLAMAWPLVSAFPRKMLKNLQNQETMEFLHQSLLTIAAVADDAQENLFATTSALSNNMVEWLCHFQDIMYLLDELLCKFDSGKAITTTVADAKREFEFVLRRFETITNQKHLLFLTEKQEQLSSSPSQNLRRDKEMNEMVDLLLSDRENTPVIAVVGAAWTGRDTLANLVYYHGRVKACFELRGWVDFQWDLDSESLAKITLDSFNQDFHYDESLPELIDRLHKCLQGKKVLLVLNGFRNLSGWEALRSCFSDAAGNGSAIILTTSELDVAFEMLSDHVLSLEDSLFDLLDEKNDPQGFPIMWTGKSLYHLVRLEIVGSWISYLPDEIGELRFLEYIDLSFSEIRALPDSIGMLSRLETLKLAFCCYLRELPSTMEDLVNLRYLDLMGTRLLDMSLKLASFNNLQTLIGFTVNMNSGENLTELATISDIQMLSITELQNIVEARNAAEAKLKEKRHLEDLVLRWNQLRFAECEQALEYLEPPKQLKVLEISGCPDRRFPYWLGDASFANLRVICIYDCKNCEFLPPLGQLSSLEELYIRGCDNVRSVGNEFYGQCSLHVPFKSLKILWFVDMPSWKEWILLDDESLQFPCLCELYLIQCPQLLQDLPKCLPSLKKLEIFQCDRLVSPPPKIPHQVHELMEQKEEQEQGCTEILATSVTQVTSESSSHHATIIMPPVANGKNDELVSDDDGGMVDFESSFEIVKIADASELCNLTSRIKSLRIEGCQFLESLPDEFLKDCSNIRELFFIDCYSLKNFSDVLHPSSLRTIYIHKCPNLDFLIPLGTHKKFAFLEYLCISSSCESLASISINLFPRLRTLYIKDSPKLESFSIAKELRDRNLKLESLEIRDCPNLISFPETGLPTPYLKSISISNCRRLKSLPNHLANLTSLQSLLIDKCPELESFPEGGLPSSLSLLSITFSDKLAPQKEWKLDTLPSLTHFEIESGCIGMKSFPNKDFLPRNLKSLRLSKLSSLRILNGTGFQHLTALETLEINCCHGLYSLPEGMPSSLTRLCIKESPILSHKLLHRAGAEWSKIAHIPNLQIDEVKKEGEIPEQKQKFGEKRFVTRSTYLEGGKGILDGESLKSQKLDQRRKRMPMVSDVSYESDWSKIAHTSNLQIGDGIKEGSIELEASLKGESVNKDEKSFTSQQWDLSLVTKKRMPPTLKGFYDLQPDDEVVKKGGGGRGRDHDPGRLDDTWTSSMEAEVQTVHGISKNPFSHITSKGKDRDLEDFTLQKLLELTENFSEDKMIGRGGFGSVYHATLQDGKEVAIKRAEISPNYEDEKEYGFVNELQIHSRLHHNNLVGLLGFCRDANERILVYEYMNNGSLHDHLHSHQTSSVLMSWPARIKVALDAARGIEYLHHYAVPPIIHRDIKSSNILLDSKWTGKLCDFGISLKGPEDEDTHLSVEIAGTPGYLDPEYYITQRLTTKSDVYSFGIVLLEILTGCKVIHKDDNGEHRHLASFAVPYIDQDEIFKVLDPRMPPPKAAEEYVGYLAAECARAAPRDRPTMAEVVIHLERALAACLAVPAI from the exons ATGCAGCTgag ATTGGCCATGGCCTGGCCACTAGTCTCTGCCTTCCCTAGGAAGATGCTCAAGAACCTTCAAAATCAAGAAACCATGGAGTTTCTTCATCAGTCTTTGCTGACCATTGCTGCTGTCGCCGACGACGCTCAAGAGAACCTCTTCGCCACAACTTCAGCCTTAAGCAATAACATGGTAGAATGGCTTTGTCACTTCCAAGATATCATGTACCTTTTGGACGAGCTTCTCTGCAAGTTCGATTCTGGAAAAGCAATAACAACAACAGTTGCAGATGCTAAACGTGAATTTGAGTTCGTCCTTCGAAGATTTGAAACCATAACAAACCAGAAGCATCTTCTCTTCCTGACcgagaaacaagaacaactatcttcttctccttctcagaATCTAAGAAGAGATAAAGAGATGAATGAGATGGTTGACCTTTTACTCTCCGATCGAGAAAATACGCCTGTAATTGCTGTGGTTGGAGCGGCATGGACCGGAAGGGACACTCTTGCTAACCTCGTTTACTACCATGGCAGAGTCAAGGCCTGTTTCGAACTTCGAGGTTGGGTTGACTTTCAATGGGATCTTGATTCCGAGAGTTTAGCTAAGATAACTCTTGATAGTTTCAATCAAGATTTTCACTATGATGAAAGTCTACCAGAACTGATTGATAGACTGCACAAGTGCTTACAGGGGAAGAAGGTTCTTCTTGTTTTGAACGGTTTTCGAAATCTTTCTGGCTGGGAAGCCCTTCGGTCATGTTTTTCTGATGCTGCAGGCAATGGAAGTGCGATAATACTCACTACATCAGAGCTGGACGTTGCGTTCGAGATGCTTTCGGATCATGTTTTGTCATTGGAAgattccttgtttgatcttcttGATGAAAAGAATGATCCACAAGGCTTTCCTATTATGTGGACCGGAAAGTCTCTTTATCATCTAGTTCGCCTCGAAATTGTAGGCTCTTGGATATCATATTTGCCAGATGAGATTGGAGAACTAAGATTTCTTGAATACATTGACCTCTCTTTCTCTGAAATTCGAGCATTGCCGGATTCAATAGGCATGCTATCTCGTTTGGAAACATTGAAGTTGGCTTTCTGCTGCTATCTTCGAGAGCTGCCAAGTACCATGGAAGATTTGGTTAACTTGCGTTATCTTGATCTAATGGGAACCAGGCTGCTAGATATGTCCTTAAAGCTTGCAAGTTTCAACAACCTCCAAACCTTGATTGGCTTCACGGTCAACATGAATTCTGGGGAAAATTTGACAGAGTTGGCAACTATATCGGATATCCAAATGCTAAGCATCACAGAGTTGCAGAACATTGTGGAAGCTAGGAATGCCGCAGAAGCCAAATTGAAAGAAAAGAGGCACTTGGAAGATCTTGTCTTGAGATGGAATCAGCTGCGCTTTGCTGAATGTGAGCAAGCACTAGAATATTTGGAGCCACCAAAACAGCTAAAAGTGTTAGAGATTTCAGGCTGTCCTGATAGAAGATTTCCATACTGGTTAGGAGACGCCTCGTTTGCGAATTTGAGGGTGATTTGTATTTATGACTGTAAGAATTGTGAGTTCTTGCCACCACTTGGACAGCTTTCGTCTCTTGAAGAGCTATATATTCGAGGGTGTGACAATGTAAGATCAGTAGGCAATGAATTCTATGGACAGTGTTCTTTGCATGTTCCATTTAAGTCCTTGAAGATCCTGTGGTTTGTGGACATGCCTAGTTGGAAAGAATGGATTCTCTTAGATGATGAAAGTCTTCAGTTTCCATGTCTCTGCGAGCTTTACTTGATACAATGCCCGCAGTTGCTGCAAGACTTGCCTAAGTGCCTTCCTTCTCTTAAAAAGCTTGAAATATTTCAATGTGATCGCCTCGTGTCTCCACCACCCAAGATACCTCATCAAGTCCATGAATTGATGGAACAAAAAGAGGAACAAGAACAAGGCTGCACTGAGATTCTTGCAACAAGTGTGACTCAAGTGACTTCAGAATCCTCCTCACACCATGCCACAATTATAATGCCTCCTGTCGCAAATGGTAAGAATGATGAATTAGTTTCAGATGATGATGGAGGCATGGTAGATTTTGAGTCTTCTTTTGAAATTGTGAAGATTGCAGATGCATCAGAGCTGTGCAACTTGACATCCAGAATAAAAAGCCTTAGAATTGAAGGTTGCCAGTTCCTTGAGTCCCTACCAGATGAATTTCTAAAAGATTGTTCAAATATCAGagagttattttttattgattgttaCTCTCTCAAGAACTTCTCTGATGTTCTGCACCCCAGTTCCCTGAGAACAATTTATATCCACAAATGCCCAAATTtagatttcctcattcctctcgGAACACACAAGAAATTTGCATTCTTGGAATATCTTTGCATAAGTAGTAGCTGCGAATCGCTCGCCTCCATATCCATAAACCTTTTCCCGAGACTCAGAACTCTTTATATCAAGGATTCTCCCAAACTAGAGTCATTTTCAATAGCCAAGGAACTTCGTGATCGAAATCTGAAACTTGAGTCGTTGGAAATCCGGGACTGTCCTAATCTGATATCCTTTCCAGAAACAGGATTGCCAACTCCTTACCttaaatcaatatcaatatcTAATTGCAGAAGGTTGAAGTCACTGCCCAATCATTTAGCAAATCTTACATCACTTCAATCATTGCTTATAGACAAATGTCCAGAACTTGAATCTTTTCCTGAAGGGGGCTTGCCATCTAGTTTAAGTTTACTTTCTATCACCTTTTCTGACAAACTTGCACCTCAAAAGGAGTGGAAGTTGGATACACTTCCCTCATTAACTCATTTTGAGATTGAAAGTGGATGCATTGGCATGAAGTCAtttccaaataaggactttttgCCAAGAAATCTCAAGTCTTTACGCTTGAGTAAACTTTCGAGTCTCAGAATCTTGAATGGCACAGGGTTTCAGCATTTGACAGCTCTTGAGACATTGGAGATCAACTGTTGTCATGGGCTATATTCCTTGCCAGAAGGGATGCCATCATCCTTGACTCGTCTTTGCATCAAAGAGTCCCCAATATTGTCCCATAAACTCTTGCATAGAGCGGGCGCGGAGTGGAGCAAGATAGCTCATATTCCCAACCTACAGATTGATGAAGTTAAAAAAG AAGGGGAAATCcctgaacaaaaacaaaaattcgGGGAAAAGAGATTTGTGACAAGATCAACATATTTGGAGGGAGGAAAAGGCATCTTAGATGGAGAAAGCCTCAAAAGCCAAAAATTGGATCAAAGAAGGAAAAGGATGCCAATGGTGTCAGATGTATCCTATGAATCAGACTGGAGCAAGATAGCTCATACTTCCAATCTTCAAATTGGTGATGGAATCAAAGAAG GATCAATTGAATTGGAAGCCAGCTTAAAGGGTGAAAGTGTGAACAAAGATGAAAAAAGCTTTACCAGCCAGCAATGGGACCTAAGTTTAGTTACAAAGAAAAGGATGCCACCAACATTAAAAGGTTTCTACGACCTTCAACCTGATGATGAAGTAGTTAAAAAAG GTGGAGGAGGCCGAGGCCGCGACCATGACCCTGGCAGATTAGATGACACTTGGACCTCATCAATGGAAGCAGAAGTTCAAACTGTCCATGGAATCTCAAAGAACCCTTTCAGCCACATAACTAGCAAGGGAAAAGATAGAGATTTGGAGGATTTCACCCTGCAAAAGTTGCTTGAATTGACCGAAAACTTCTCAGAGGACAAAATGATTGGGAGAGGAGGCTTTGGATCAGTATACCATGCTACACTGCAAGATGGTAAGGAAGTTGCAATAAAAAGAGCTGAAATCTCTCCCAACTATGAAGATGAGAAGGAGTATGGCTTTGTGAATGAGCTTCAGATTCACTCAAGACTCCACCACAACAACCTGGTTGGGCTATTAGGATTCTGCCGTGACGCGAATGAGCGCATCTTAGTGTATGAGTACATGAACAATGGCAGCCTCCATGATCATCTCCACAGCCACCAAACTTCTTCTGTTCTAATGTCATGGCCGGCACGGATCAAGGTAGCACTGGATGCAGCAAGGGGGATAGAGTACCTCCACCACTATGCTGTCCCACCAATCATTCATCGCGACATAAAGTCATCCAATATATTATTGGATTCCAAGTGGACAGGCAAATTGTGTGATTTTGGAATCTCATTGAAGGGTCCTGAAGATGAGGACACACATCTTTCAGTTGAAATAGCTGGCACACCAGGCTACTTGGACCCTGAATACTATATAACTCAAAGGCTAACCACAAAGAGTGATGTTTATAGTTTCGGGATTGTTTTGCTAGAGATACTAACTGGATGCAAAGTCATACATAAAGATGATAATGGGGAGCACAGACATTTGGCAAGTTTTGCAGTACCATATATTGATCAAGATGAGATTTTCAAGGTTTTGGATCCAAGAATGCCACCCCCAAAAGCTGCTGAGGAGTATGTGGGGTATTTAGCAGCAGAATGTGCACGCGCAGCACCTCGAGACAGACCAACTATGGCTGAAGTTGTAATTCACTTGGAAAGAGCATTGGCTGCTTGTTTGGCCGTACCAGCAATATGA
- the LOC112737367 gene encoding uncharacterized protein isoform X2, with amino-acid sequence MAWPLVSAFPRKMLKNLQNQETMEFLHQSLLTIAAVADDAQENLFATTSALSNNMVEWLCHFQDIMYLLDELLCKFDSGKAITTTVADAKREFEFVLRRFETITNQKHLLFLTEKQEQLSSSPSQNLRRDKEMNEMVDLLLSDRENTPVIAVVGAAWTGRDTLANLVYYHGRVKACFELRGWVDFQWDLDSESLAKITLDSFNQDFHYDESLPELIDRLHKCLQGKKVLLVLNGFRNLSGWEALRSCFSDAAGNGSAIILTTSELDVAFEMLSDHVLSLEDSLFDLLDEKNDPQGFPIMWTGKSLYHLVRLEIVGSWISYLPDEIGELRFLEYIDLSFSEIRALPDSIGMLSRLETLKLAFCCYLRELPSTMEDLVNLRYLDLMGTRLLDMSLKLASFNNLQTLIGFTVNMNSGENLTELATISDIQMLSITELQNIVEARNAAEAKLKEKRHLEDLVLRWNQLRFAECEQALEYLEPPKQLKVLEISGCPDRRFPYWLGDASFANLRVICIYDCKNCEFLPPLGQLSSLEELYIRGCDNVRSVGNEFYGQCSLHVPFKSLKILWFVDMPSWKEWILLDDESLQFPCLCELYLIQCPQLLQDLPKCLPSLKKLEIFQCDRLVSPPPKIPHQVHELMEQKEEQEQGCTEILATSVTQVTSESSSHHATIIMPPVANGKNDELVSDDDGGMVDFESSFEIVKIADASELCNLTSRIKSLRIEGCQFLESLPDEFLKDCSNIRELFFIDCYSLKNFSDVLHPSSLRTIYIHKCPNLDFLIPLGTHKKFAFLEYLCISSSCESLASISINLFPRLRTLYIKDSPKLESFSIAKELRDRNLKLESLEIRDCPNLISFPETGLPTPYLKSISISNCRRLKSLPNHLANLTSLQSLLIDKCPELESFPEGGLPSSLSLLSITFSDKLAPQKEWKLDTLPSLTHFEIESGCIGMKSFPNKDFLPRNLKSLRLSKLSSLRILNGTGFQHLTALETLEINCCHGLYSLPEGMPSSLTRLCIKESPILSHKLLHRAGAEWSKIAHIPNLQIDEVKKEGEIPEQKQKFGEKRFVTRSTYLEGGKGILDGESLKSQKLDQRRKRMPMVSDVSYESDWSKIAHTSNLQIGDGIKEGSIELEASLKGESVNKDEKSFTSQQWDLSLVTKKRMPPTLKGFYDLQPDDEVVKKGGGGRGRDHDPGRLDDTWTSSMEAEVQTVHGISKNPFSHITSKGKDRDLEDFTLQKLLELTENFSEDKMIGRGGFGSVYHATLQDGKEVAIKRAEISPNYEDEKEYGFVNELQIHSRLHHNNLVGLLGFCRDANERILVYEYMNNGSLHDHLHSHQTSSVLMSWPARIKVALDAARGIEYLHHYAVPPIIHRDIKSSNILLDSKWTGKLCDFGISLKGPEDEDTHLSVEIAGTPGYLDPEYYITQRLTTKSDVYSFGIVLLEILTGCKVIHKDDNGEHRHLASFAVPYIDQDEIFKVLDPRMPPPKAAEEYVGYLAAECARAAPRDRPTMAEVVIHLERALAACLAVPAI; translated from the exons ATGGCCTGGCCACTAGTCTCTGCCTTCCCTAGGAAGATGCTCAAGAACCTTCAAAATCAAGAAACCATGGAGTTTCTTCATCAGTCTTTGCTGACCATTGCTGCTGTCGCCGACGACGCTCAAGAGAACCTCTTCGCCACAACTTCAGCCTTAAGCAATAACATGGTAGAATGGCTTTGTCACTTCCAAGATATCATGTACCTTTTGGACGAGCTTCTCTGCAAGTTCGATTCTGGAAAAGCAATAACAACAACAGTTGCAGATGCTAAACGTGAATTTGAGTTCGTCCTTCGAAGATTTGAAACCATAACAAACCAGAAGCATCTTCTCTTCCTGACcgagaaacaagaacaactatcttcttctccttctcagaATCTAAGAAGAGATAAAGAGATGAATGAGATGGTTGACCTTTTACTCTCCGATCGAGAAAATACGCCTGTAATTGCTGTGGTTGGAGCGGCATGGACCGGAAGGGACACTCTTGCTAACCTCGTTTACTACCATGGCAGAGTCAAGGCCTGTTTCGAACTTCGAGGTTGGGTTGACTTTCAATGGGATCTTGATTCCGAGAGTTTAGCTAAGATAACTCTTGATAGTTTCAATCAAGATTTTCACTATGATGAAAGTCTACCAGAACTGATTGATAGACTGCACAAGTGCTTACAGGGGAAGAAGGTTCTTCTTGTTTTGAACGGTTTTCGAAATCTTTCTGGCTGGGAAGCCCTTCGGTCATGTTTTTCTGATGCTGCAGGCAATGGAAGTGCGATAATACTCACTACATCAGAGCTGGACGTTGCGTTCGAGATGCTTTCGGATCATGTTTTGTCATTGGAAgattccttgtttgatcttcttGATGAAAAGAATGATCCACAAGGCTTTCCTATTATGTGGACCGGAAAGTCTCTTTATCATCTAGTTCGCCTCGAAATTGTAGGCTCTTGGATATCATATTTGCCAGATGAGATTGGAGAACTAAGATTTCTTGAATACATTGACCTCTCTTTCTCTGAAATTCGAGCATTGCCGGATTCAATAGGCATGCTATCTCGTTTGGAAACATTGAAGTTGGCTTTCTGCTGCTATCTTCGAGAGCTGCCAAGTACCATGGAAGATTTGGTTAACTTGCGTTATCTTGATCTAATGGGAACCAGGCTGCTAGATATGTCCTTAAAGCTTGCAAGTTTCAACAACCTCCAAACCTTGATTGGCTTCACGGTCAACATGAATTCTGGGGAAAATTTGACAGAGTTGGCAACTATATCGGATATCCAAATGCTAAGCATCACAGAGTTGCAGAACATTGTGGAAGCTAGGAATGCCGCAGAAGCCAAATTGAAAGAAAAGAGGCACTTGGAAGATCTTGTCTTGAGATGGAATCAGCTGCGCTTTGCTGAATGTGAGCAAGCACTAGAATATTTGGAGCCACCAAAACAGCTAAAAGTGTTAGAGATTTCAGGCTGTCCTGATAGAAGATTTCCATACTGGTTAGGAGACGCCTCGTTTGCGAATTTGAGGGTGATTTGTATTTATGACTGTAAGAATTGTGAGTTCTTGCCACCACTTGGACAGCTTTCGTCTCTTGAAGAGCTATATATTCGAGGGTGTGACAATGTAAGATCAGTAGGCAATGAATTCTATGGACAGTGTTCTTTGCATGTTCCATTTAAGTCCTTGAAGATCCTGTGGTTTGTGGACATGCCTAGTTGGAAAGAATGGATTCTCTTAGATGATGAAAGTCTTCAGTTTCCATGTCTCTGCGAGCTTTACTTGATACAATGCCCGCAGTTGCTGCAAGACTTGCCTAAGTGCCTTCCTTCTCTTAAAAAGCTTGAAATATTTCAATGTGATCGCCTCGTGTCTCCACCACCCAAGATACCTCATCAAGTCCATGAATTGATGGAACAAAAAGAGGAACAAGAACAAGGCTGCACTGAGATTCTTGCAACAAGTGTGACTCAAGTGACTTCAGAATCCTCCTCACACCATGCCACAATTATAATGCCTCCTGTCGCAAATGGTAAGAATGATGAATTAGTTTCAGATGATGATGGAGGCATGGTAGATTTTGAGTCTTCTTTTGAAATTGTGAAGATTGCAGATGCATCAGAGCTGTGCAACTTGACATCCAGAATAAAAAGCCTTAGAATTGAAGGTTGCCAGTTCCTTGAGTCCCTACCAGATGAATTTCTAAAAGATTGTTCAAATATCAGagagttattttttattgattgttaCTCTCTCAAGAACTTCTCTGATGTTCTGCACCCCAGTTCCCTGAGAACAATTTATATCCACAAATGCCCAAATTtagatttcctcattcctctcgGAACACACAAGAAATTTGCATTCTTGGAATATCTTTGCATAAGTAGTAGCTGCGAATCGCTCGCCTCCATATCCATAAACCTTTTCCCGAGACTCAGAACTCTTTATATCAAGGATTCTCCCAAACTAGAGTCATTTTCAATAGCCAAGGAACTTCGTGATCGAAATCTGAAACTTGAGTCGTTGGAAATCCGGGACTGTCCTAATCTGATATCCTTTCCAGAAACAGGATTGCCAACTCCTTACCttaaatcaatatcaatatcTAATTGCAGAAGGTTGAAGTCACTGCCCAATCATTTAGCAAATCTTACATCACTTCAATCATTGCTTATAGACAAATGTCCAGAACTTGAATCTTTTCCTGAAGGGGGCTTGCCATCTAGTTTAAGTTTACTTTCTATCACCTTTTCTGACAAACTTGCACCTCAAAAGGAGTGGAAGTTGGATACACTTCCCTCATTAACTCATTTTGAGATTGAAAGTGGATGCATTGGCATGAAGTCAtttccaaataaggactttttgCCAAGAAATCTCAAGTCTTTACGCTTGAGTAAACTTTCGAGTCTCAGAATCTTGAATGGCACAGGGTTTCAGCATTTGACAGCTCTTGAGACATTGGAGATCAACTGTTGTCATGGGCTATATTCCTTGCCAGAAGGGATGCCATCATCCTTGACTCGTCTTTGCATCAAAGAGTCCCCAATATTGTCCCATAAACTCTTGCATAGAGCGGGCGCGGAGTGGAGCAAGATAGCTCATATTCCCAACCTACAGATTGATGAAGTTAAAAAAG AAGGGGAAATCcctgaacaaaaacaaaaattcgGGGAAAAGAGATTTGTGACAAGATCAACATATTTGGAGGGAGGAAAAGGCATCTTAGATGGAGAAAGCCTCAAAAGCCAAAAATTGGATCAAAGAAGGAAAAGGATGCCAATGGTGTCAGATGTATCCTATGAATCAGACTGGAGCAAGATAGCTCATACTTCCAATCTTCAAATTGGTGATGGAATCAAAGAAG GATCAATTGAATTGGAAGCCAGCTTAAAGGGTGAAAGTGTGAACAAAGATGAAAAAAGCTTTACCAGCCAGCAATGGGACCTAAGTTTAGTTACAAAGAAAAGGATGCCACCAACATTAAAAGGTTTCTACGACCTTCAACCTGATGATGAAGTAGTTAAAAAAG GTGGAGGAGGCCGAGGCCGCGACCATGACCCTGGCAGATTAGATGACACTTGGACCTCATCAATGGAAGCAGAAGTTCAAACTGTCCATGGAATCTCAAAGAACCCTTTCAGCCACATAACTAGCAAGGGAAAAGATAGAGATTTGGAGGATTTCACCCTGCAAAAGTTGCTTGAATTGACCGAAAACTTCTCAGAGGACAAAATGATTGGGAGAGGAGGCTTTGGATCAGTATACCATGCTACACTGCAAGATGGTAAGGAAGTTGCAATAAAAAGAGCTGAAATCTCTCCCAACTATGAAGATGAGAAGGAGTATGGCTTTGTGAATGAGCTTCAGATTCACTCAAGACTCCACCACAACAACCTGGTTGGGCTATTAGGATTCTGCCGTGACGCGAATGAGCGCATCTTAGTGTATGAGTACATGAACAATGGCAGCCTCCATGATCATCTCCACAGCCACCAAACTTCTTCTGTTCTAATGTCATGGCCGGCACGGATCAAGGTAGCACTGGATGCAGCAAGGGGGATAGAGTACCTCCACCACTATGCTGTCCCACCAATCATTCATCGCGACATAAAGTCATCCAATATATTATTGGATTCCAAGTGGACAGGCAAATTGTGTGATTTTGGAATCTCATTGAAGGGTCCTGAAGATGAGGACACACATCTTTCAGTTGAAATAGCTGGCACACCAGGCTACTTGGACCCTGAATACTATATAACTCAAAGGCTAACCACAAAGAGTGATGTTTATAGTTTCGGGATTGTTTTGCTAGAGATACTAACTGGATGCAAAGTCATACATAAAGATGATAATGGGGAGCACAGACATTTGGCAAGTTTTGCAGTACCATATATTGATCAAGATGAGATTTTCAAGGTTTTGGATCCAAGAATGCCACCCCCAAAAGCTGCTGAGGAGTATGTGGGGTATTTAGCAGCAGAATGTGCACGCGCAGCACCTCGAGACAGACCAACTATGGCTGAAGTTGTAATTCACTTGGAAAGAGCATTGGCTGCTTGTTTGGCCGTACCAGCAATATGA